A DNA window from Streptomyces sp. 71268 contains the following coding sequences:
- a CDS encoding LysR substrate-binding domain-containing protein: MTVELRHLRHFLAIADEANLTRAAARLHLTQPALSRSLRQLEAHLGVRLADRSTHHLRLTDAGRAFRARAATALAAVDAALDPSRLGAWPLRLGHAWSALGILTTPLLRRWRQTHPDTPLELLRIDDRSAGLTAGKADAALLRGPLAEPGLRSAYLLSEERVAALPDDSPLAGRAALTLADLADQSVTLNTVSGTTSSELWPPGSGPSATVRVGNTDDWLAAIAAGRAVGVSTSATAALHPHPGVTYRPLTDAPPVPVYLAWTDPPSHPAVADLAALAREVTRQRPPAG; the protein is encoded by the coding sequence ATGACCGTGGAGCTGCGTCATCTGCGCCACTTCCTCGCCATCGCCGACGAGGCCAACCTGACCCGCGCCGCGGCCCGGCTCCACCTCACCCAGCCCGCCCTGTCCCGCTCCCTGCGCCAGCTCGAAGCCCACCTCGGGGTGCGGCTCGCCGACCGTTCCACGCACCACCTGCGCCTCACCGACGCCGGTCGCGCCTTTCGGGCCAGGGCCGCCACCGCGCTGGCCGCCGTGGACGCGGCCCTGGACCCGAGCCGCCTGGGCGCCTGGCCGCTGCGGCTCGGGCACGCCTGGTCGGCGCTGGGCATCCTCACCACGCCGCTGCTCCGCCGCTGGCGCCAGACCCACCCCGACACGCCGCTGGAACTGCTGCGCATCGACGACCGCAGCGCCGGCCTCACCGCGGGCAAGGCCGACGCCGCGCTGCTGCGTGGGCCGCTGGCCGAGCCCGGGCTGCGGAGCGCGTACCTGCTCAGCGAGGAGCGGGTCGCGGCGCTGCCCGACGACAGCCCGCTGGCCGGGCGCGCCGCACTGACGCTGGCCGACCTCGCCGACCAGAGCGTCACCCTCAACACGGTCTCCGGCACGACGAGCAGCGAGCTGTGGCCGCCCGGGAGCGGGCCGTCCGCGACCGTACGGGTCGGCAACACCGACGACTGGCTGGCCGCCATCGCGGCCGGCCGCGCGGTCGGCGTCAGCACCTCGGCCACCGCCGCCCTCCACCCGCACCCGGGCGTCACCTACCGGCCGCTGACCGACGCCCCGCCCGTGCCGGTCTACCTGGCCTGGACCGACCCGCCGAGCCACCCGGCCGTGGCCGACCTCGCGGCCCTCGCCCGGGAGGTGACGCGCCAGCGCCCGCCCGCCGGATGA
- a CDS encoding helix-turn-helix transcriptional regulator: protein MDDRRLGEFLRARRARVRPEDVGLPDAGRRRVPGLRREELALLAGVGVSYYTRLEQGQAHNASPEVLDAIARVLGLDAHGRAHLDHLSRPARRPEPGPDAGPERVSAATRELLGAVGEVPALVVGRRADVLAWNGLGHALLAGHLDPTSPERPADRPNLARLLFLDPHGRDLYVDRWRKARAMVSNLRHVTGRHPGDAGLAALIGELSIGSLEFAALWADHRVHPCEGDVYELRHPVVGPLTVTQQNLPLPRSPGQSLVLVTAAADSASQHALTLLAQARRRHPTASPAPGPAART, encoded by the coding sequence ATGGACGACAGGCGGCTCGGTGAGTTTCTGCGCGCGCGGCGGGCCCGGGTGCGGCCCGAGGACGTCGGGCTGCCCGACGCGGGGCGGCGTCGGGTGCCCGGGCTGCGGCGGGAGGAGCTGGCGTTGCTGGCCGGGGTCGGCGTCTCGTACTACACCCGGCTCGAACAGGGACAGGCGCACAACGCCTCGCCCGAGGTGCTGGACGCCATCGCCCGGGTGCTCGGGCTCGACGCGCACGGGCGCGCCCACCTCGACCACCTGAGCCGACCGGCGCGGCGACCGGAGCCGGGCCCGGACGCGGGCCCGGAGCGGGTGTCGGCCGCGACCCGGGAGTTGCTGGGCGCGGTGGGCGAGGTGCCCGCGCTCGTGGTGGGGCGGCGCGCGGACGTGCTCGCCTGGAACGGCCTGGGCCACGCCCTGCTGGCCGGCCACCTCGACCCGACCAGCCCCGAACGCCCTGCCGACCGGCCGAACCTGGCCCGGCTCCTCTTCCTCGACCCGCACGGCCGCGACCTGTACGTCGACCGGTGGCGCAAGGCCCGCGCCATGGTGAGCAACCTGCGGCACGTCACCGGCCGCCACCCCGGGGACGCCGGCCTGGCCGCGCTGATCGGTGAGCTGTCGATCGGCAGCCTGGAGTTCGCCGCGCTCTGGGCCGACCACCGCGTGCACCCGTGTGAGGGCGACGTCTACGAGCTGCGCCACCCGGTCGTCGGCCCGCTCACGGTCACCCAGCAGAACCTGCCGCTGCCGAGGTCGCCCGGGCAGTCCCTGGTGCTGGTCACCGCCGCCGCCGACTCGGCGTCCCAGCACGCGCTGACGCTGCTGGCCCAGGCGCGGCGCCGACACCCGACGGCGTCGCCCGCCCCCGGCCCGGCCGCCCGGACCTGA
- a CDS encoding MBL fold metallo-hydrolase: protein MHEIVLGDVTITRVTEYYGSVRMSPREFFPDSPETAWEAHRPWLVPDFLAADTDICQSAVQTWVVRSEGRTILVDTGVGNHKERPYAPVWSHLRTGYLDNLARAGVRPDDVDLVINTHLHVDHVGWNTFLDGGVWTPTFPRATYLMPRRDFEFWDPARGHSPRLGRGNQNVFEDSVAPVHEAGQTLLWDEGHTIDANLRLELAPGHTPGSAVLKLASGGDRAVFVGDLLHTPLQFVEPDVNSCFCEDPARARASRHRLLGWAADQRALVLPAHLGGHGGAEVSRRGAGFAIRKWAPFSRL, encoded by the coding sequence GTGCACGAGATCGTCCTCGGTGACGTCACGATCACCCGGGTCACCGAGTACTACGGGTCCGTCCGCATGAGTCCGCGGGAGTTCTTCCCGGACAGCCCCGAGACCGCCTGGGAGGCCCACCGGCCCTGGCTGGTCCCCGACTTCCTGGCCGCCGACACGGACATCTGCCAGTCCGCGGTGCAGACCTGGGTGGTGCGCAGCGAGGGCCGGACCATCCTGGTGGACACGGGCGTCGGCAACCACAAGGAGCGTCCGTACGCACCGGTCTGGAGCCATCTGCGCACCGGGTACCTGGACAACCTGGCGCGCGCCGGCGTACGCCCCGACGACGTGGACCTGGTCATCAACACCCACCTGCACGTCGACCACGTCGGCTGGAACACCTTCCTGGACGGCGGCGTGTGGACGCCGACCTTCCCGCGCGCGACGTACCTGATGCCGCGCCGCGACTTCGAGTTCTGGGACCCCGCGCGCGGCCACAGCCCCCGCCTCGGGCGGGGCAACCAGAACGTGTTCGAGGACAGCGTGGCGCCCGTGCACGAGGCGGGGCAGACCCTGCTGTGGGACGAGGGCCACACCATCGACGCGAACCTGCGCCTCGAACTCGCCCCAGGCCACACCCCCGGCTCCGCGGTGCTGAAGCTCGCCTCGGGCGGGGACCGCGCGGTGTTCGTCGGCGACCTGCTGCACACGCCGCTCCAGTTCGTCGAGCCCGACGTCAACAGTTGCTTCTGCGAGGACCCGGCGCGGGCCCGCGCCTCCCGACACCGGCTGCTGGGCTGGGCCGCCGACCAGCGCGCCCTGGTCCTGCCGGCCCACCTCGGCGGGCACGGCGGCGCGGAGGTCAGCCGGCGCGGCGCCGGCTTCGCGATCAGGAAGTGGGCCCCCTTCTCCCGCCTCTGA
- a CDS encoding carboxylesterase family protein, with the protein MTHHDPHPPSPTVETASGTLRGRGADGVQRFLGVPYAGPPQGAARFAPPAPVTPWPGVRDAGAHGPTAPQPRRDAFGGLDMSPYFGPGWVPGPDYLTLNVWAPAPPAPGRGLPVLVFVHGGGFVAGSGRAPLYDGEQFARDGVVLVTVNYRLGIAGFLDLPGAPPNRGLLDVAAALRWVRRHATAFGGDPDNVTLFGQSAGASLVAALLADDAAAGLFRRAIVQSGNGLGAHTPEQAARVTRAAADALGVAPTAAAFAELPDERLVAALGALAGLDLRTATEGDPLLGLSPLSLTLARQPAETLAATAAGADVTLMVGTNADEGNLYVVPQGHLTSTTRAELTATAALAHPAGRHADAARDIAAARARRPGAGDGELRAAVLGEALFGRGSRRLTQAHAAHGRAATYAYEFGWRSPALGGALGAAHAVELPFVFARTALPALRGEGGLLGPAEPAHELAARVHRAWVSFARDGDPGWAPYDPRRQHVEAVGAEADTEW; encoded by the coding sequence ATGACCCACCACGACCCACACCCCCCGTCGCCGACCGTCGAGACCGCCTCCGGCACGCTGCGCGGACGCGGCGCCGACGGCGTCCAGCGCTTCCTCGGCGTCCCCTACGCCGGCCCGCCGCAGGGCGCCGCACGCTTCGCACCGCCCGCGCCGGTCACGCCGTGGCCGGGCGTACGGGACGCGGGCGCGCACGGCCCGACGGCGCCGCAGCCACGCCGGGACGCCTTCGGCGGCCTCGACATGTCGCCCTACTTCGGCCCCGGCTGGGTGCCGGGGCCCGACTACCTCACCCTCAACGTCTGGGCCCCCGCGCCCCCGGCGCCCGGCCGCGGGCTGCCGGTGCTGGTCTTCGTGCACGGCGGCGGCTTCGTCGCCGGCTCGGGCCGCGCGCCGCTGTACGACGGGGAGCAGTTCGCCCGCGACGGTGTCGTGCTCGTCACCGTCAACTACCGGCTCGGCATCGCCGGCTTCCTCGACCTGCCCGGGGCCCCGCCCAACCGGGGGCTGCTCGACGTGGCGGCGGCCCTGCGCTGGGTACGGCGGCACGCGACGGCCTTCGGCGGCGACCCGGACAACGTCACCCTGTTCGGCCAGTCCGCCGGCGCGAGCCTGGTCGCCGCCCTGCTGGCCGACGACGCGGCGGCCGGCCTGTTCCGGCGGGCGATCGTGCAGAGCGGCAACGGGCTCGGCGCGCACACCCCCGAGCAGGCGGCCCGCGTCACCCGGGCGGCGGCCGACGCGCTCGGCGTCGCGCCCACCGCCGCGGCCTTCGCCGAGCTGCCCGACGAGCGCCTGGTGGCGGCCCTCGGCGCGCTCGCCGGCCTCGACCTGCGCACCGCGACCGAGGGTGACCCACTCCTCGGCCTCAGCCCCCTCAGCCTGACCCTCGCCCGCCAACCGGCCGAGACCCTCGCGGCCACGGCGGCCGGCGCCGACGTCACCCTGATGGTCGGCACCAACGCCGACGAGGGGAACCTCTACGTCGTCCCGCAGGGACACCTGACCAGCACCACGCGCGCGGAGCTGACCGCCACCGCCGCCCTGGCCCACCCCGCGGGCCGGCACGCCGACGCGGCTCGCGACATCGCGGCGGCCCGCGCCCGCAGGCCCGGGGCCGGCGACGGCGAGCTGCGGGCGGCGGTCCTGGGCGAGGCGCTGTTCGGCCGTGGCAGCAGGCGGCTGACCCAGGCGCACGCCGCGCACGGCCGCGCCGCGACGTACGCGTACGAGTTCGGCTGGCGCTCTCCCGCGCTGGGGGGCGCGCTGGGCGCGGCGCACGCCGTGGAGCTGCCGTTCGTCTTCGCGCGCACCGCCCTGCCGGCGCTGCGCGGCGAGGGCGGCCTGCTCGGCCCCGCCGAACCGGCGCACGAACTGGCCGCCCGGGTGCACCGCGCCTGGGTCTCCTTCGCCCGCGACGGCGACCCGGGCTGGGCCCCGTACGACCCGCGACGCCAGCACGTCGAGGCCGTCGGCGCGGAGGCGGACACTGAGTGGTGA
- a CDS encoding Bax inhibitor-1/YccA family protein → MRSSNPVFSRRGFSRDNAYAGFNTPPQAGGPTATQGNPYATGAQPTNPYAPGAQDLTPEQMQQLYGGQVAPPRADRMTMDDVVMRTAMTLGTVIVGAIVAWAALPVSSKSYGIAIGAALVAMVLGLVQAFKSKPVPALIIGYAAFEGVFLGVISEMFNARWSGIPMQAVLGTMAVFAGVLIAYRTRLIRVNARFQRFVMAAAIGFVLLMAVNLLFAAFGGGDGLGFRSGGLGIVFGIVGVVLGAAFLAMDFKQVEDGVAYGAPREESWLAAFGLTLTLVWIYLELLRLIALFRE, encoded by the coding sequence ATGAGGAGCAGCAACCCGGTCTTCTCGCGACGGGGCTTCAGCCGCGACAACGCCTACGCGGGCTTCAACACGCCGCCGCAGGCCGGGGGCCCCACCGCGACTCAGGGCAACCCGTACGCCACTGGTGCTCAGCCCACCAACCCGTATGCCCCGGGCGCGCAGGACCTGACCCCCGAGCAGATGCAGCAGCTCTACGGCGGACAGGTGGCGCCGCCACGGGCCGATCGCATGACGATGGACGACGTCGTCATGCGGACCGCCATGACGCTCGGCACCGTCATCGTCGGTGCCATCGTCGCGTGGGCCGCACTGCCGGTGTCCAGCAAGAGCTACGGCATCGCGATCGGCGCCGCGCTCGTCGCGATGGTGCTCGGCCTGGTCCAGGCGTTCAAGAGCAAGCCCGTCCCGGCCCTGATCATTGGGTACGCGGCGTTCGAGGGTGTCTTCCTCGGCGTGATCAGCGAGATGTTCAACGCTCGCTGGTCCGGTATCCCGATGCAGGCGGTGCTCGGCACCATGGCGGTCTTCGCCGGTGTGCTGATCGCGTACCGCACCCGTCTGATCCGCGTCAACGCCCGCTTCCAGCGCTTCGTGATGGCGGCGGCGATCGGCTTCGTGCTGCTGATGGCGGTCAACCTGCTGTTCGCGGCCTTCGGTGGCGGCGACGGCCTCGGCTTCCGCAGCGGCGGCCTCGGCATCGTCTTCGGCATCGTGGGCGTGGTCCTCGGCGCGGCCTTCCTCGCCATGGACTTCAAGCAGGTCGAGGACGGCGTGGCGTACGGCGCGCCGCGTGAGGAGTCGTGGCTGGCCGCGTTCGGCCTCACGCTGACGCTGGTGTGGATCTACCTGGAGCTGCTGCGGCTGATCGCCCTGTTCCGGGAGTAG
- a CDS encoding DUF4287 domain-containing protein, whose amino-acid sequence MSQVFSEETHRNLLSRIPHCTGRAVADWLRTVDDGPALFRFEEKVNWLRGEHQLAYGHAKAIIHEHDLRRAARKLR is encoded by the coding sequence ATGTCCCAAGTCTTCTCCGAAGAGACCCACCGGAACCTACTCTCCCGAATCCCCCACTGCACGGGCCGCGCCGTGGCCGACTGGCTGCGCACGGTGGACGATGGCCCCGCCCTCTTCCGATTCGAGGAGAAGGTCAACTGGCTGCGCGGTGAGCACCAGCTCGCCTACGGACACGCCAAGGCGATCATCCATGAGCACGACCTGCGACGTGCGGCACGCAAGCTGCGGTAG
- a CDS encoding acetyl-CoA C-acetyltransferase, translating into MTEAVIVSAARSPIGRAFKGSLKEVRPDDLTAQIVGAALAKVPELDPRDIDDLMLGCGLPGGEQGHNLGRIVAVQLGMDHLPGCTITRYCASSLQTSRMALHAIKAGEGDVFVSAGVETVSRSVNGSSDGMPGTHNPLFADAEARTAHRAEHGGEGWHDPREDGLVPDAYIAMGQTAENLARAKGVTREDMDAFGVRSQNLAEQAIAAGFWEREITPVTTPDGTVVSKDDGPRAGVTLEGVQGLKPVFRPDGLVTAGNCCPLNDGAAALVIMSDTKARELGLTPLARIVSTGVSALSPEIMGYGPVEASQRALKRAGLTIGDIDLVEINEAFAAQVIPSYRDLGIDLDRLNVNGGAIAVGHPFGMTGARITGTLINSLQWHDKQFGLETMCVGGGQGMAMVIERLS; encoded by the coding sequence ATGACCGAAGCAGTGATCGTCTCAGCCGCTCGTTCCCCCATCGGTCGCGCCTTCAAGGGGTCGCTCAAGGAGGTACGGCCCGACGACCTGACCGCCCAGATCGTCGGGGCCGCGCTCGCCAAGGTGCCCGAGCTCGACCCGCGTGACATCGACGACCTGATGCTCGGCTGCGGCCTGCCCGGCGGGGAGCAGGGTCACAACCTGGGGCGGATCGTCGCCGTCCAGTTGGGCATGGACCACCTGCCGGGCTGCACCATCACCCGTTACTGCGCGTCCTCGTTGCAGACCTCGCGGATGGCCCTGCACGCCATCAAGGCCGGCGAGGGCGACGTGTTCGTCTCGGCCGGTGTCGAGACCGTCTCGCGCAGCGTCAACGGCTCGTCCGACGGCATGCCCGGCACCCACAACCCGCTGTTCGCCGACGCCGAGGCGCGCACCGCGCACCGGGCCGAGCACGGCGGCGAGGGCTGGCACGACCCGCGCGAGGACGGGCTGGTGCCCGACGCGTACATCGCGATGGGTCAGACCGCCGAGAACCTGGCGCGCGCCAAGGGCGTGACGCGCGAGGACATGGACGCCTTCGGCGTGCGCTCGCAGAACCTGGCCGAGCAGGCCATCGCGGCGGGCTTCTGGGAGCGCGAGATCACCCCGGTCACCACGCCCGACGGCACGGTCGTCAGCAAGGACGACGGCCCGCGCGCGGGTGTGACGCTGGAGGGCGTACAGGGCCTCAAGCCCGTCTTCCGCCCCGACGGGCTGGTCACCGCCGGCAACTGCTGCCCGCTCAACGACGGCGCCGCGGCCCTGGTGATCATGTCCGACACCAAGGCGCGCGAGCTGGGCCTGACCCCGCTCGCTCGTATCGTCTCCACCGGCGTCTCCGCCCTGTCCCCCGAGATCATGGGGTACGGCCCGGTCGAGGCGTCCCAGCGGGCCCTCAAGCGGGCGGGGCTGACGATCGGCGACATCGACCTGGTCGAGATCAACGAGGCGTTCGCGGCCCAGGTCATCCCGTCCTACCGGGATCTCGGCATCGACCTGGACCGGCTCAACGTGAACGGCGGCGCCATCGCCGTCGGCCACCCCTTCGGCATGACCGGGGCGCGGATCACCGGCACCCTGATCAACTCGCTCCAGTGGCACGACAAGCAGTTCGGCCTGGAGACCATGTGCGTGGGCGGCGGCCAGGGCATGGCCATGGTCATCGAGCGGCTGAGCTGA
- a CDS encoding SGNH/GDSL hydrolase family protein — MSMSRARVARRIATAAAYGGGGIGLLGGAAVGLLLTEVRLARRVVGGSGDEPPGADGRYGTAFDHESAAPPLRLAFLGDSTAAGQGVRHAHQTPGALLASGLAAVAERPVELRVAARSGAQSDDLARQVALLLGPPADAEGPGALAVGATVEALNTVEAVEAGPALAGPGAVGAAAGGAGMDGAAVGGTGVYGAGTDGAVVGLPGGEGGGPQAVRCPDIAVIMIGANDVTHRMPPAESVRLLADAVRALRAAGCEVVVGTCPDLGTIEPVYQPLRWVARRLSRQLAAAQTIAVVEHGGRTVSLGDLLGPEFAAHPTELFGPDNYHPSAEGYMTAAMAILPTLCAALGLWPEEERPDPARREGFWPVAQAAAKAADEGGTEVAAARGPWAQLFRRRRRRLPADPASAALSG, encoded by the coding sequence ATGTCGATGTCGAGAGCGCGGGTAGCGCGGCGGATCGCGACCGCGGCGGCGTACGGGGGCGGCGGGATCGGGCTGCTGGGCGGCGCGGCCGTCGGGCTGCTGCTCACCGAGGTGCGGCTGGCCAGACGCGTGGTGGGTGGCTCCGGTGACGAGCCACCGGGGGCCGACGGACGGTACGGCACGGCCTTCGACCACGAGAGCGCCGCCCCGCCCCTGCGTCTGGCCTTCCTCGGCGACTCGACCGCCGCCGGCCAGGGCGTACGCCACGCGCACCAGACGCCGGGCGCGCTGCTGGCCTCGGGCCTTGCCGCCGTGGCCGAGCGCCCGGTGGAGCTGCGCGTGGCGGCGCGGTCCGGCGCGCAGTCCGACGACCTGGCCCGGCAGGTGGCGCTGCTGCTCGGCCCGCCGGCCGACGCCGAGGGGCCCGGCGCCCTGGCGGTGGGGGCGACGGTGGAGGCCCTGAACACCGTGGAGGCCGTGGAGGCGGGCCCGGCCCTGGCGGGTCCCGGGGCGGTGGGCGCGGCGGCGGGTGGTGCGGGGATGGACGGCGCGGCGGTGGGTGGCACGGGGGTGTACGGCGCGGGGACGGACGGTGCCGTGGTCGGGCTGCCCGGCGGCGAGGGTGGTGGGCCGCAGGCCGTCCGGTGTCCCGACATCGCCGTGATCATGATCGGCGCCAACGACGTCACGCACCGGATGCCGCCCGCGGAGTCGGTGCGGCTGCTCGCCGACGCGGTGCGCGCGCTGCGCGCCGCCGGGTGTGAGGTGGTCGTGGGCACCTGTCCCGACCTCGGCACGATCGAGCCCGTCTACCAACCGCTGCGCTGGGTCGCCAGGCGGCTGAGCCGGCAGTTGGCCGCCGCGCAGACCATCGCCGTCGTCGAGCACGGCGGGCGCACGGTCTCCCTCGGCGATCTGCTCGGCCCCGAGTTCGCGGCCCACCCGACGGAGCTGTTCGGGCCGGACAACTACCACCCTTCGGCCGAGGGATACATGACGGCCGCGATGGCCATCCTGCCGACCCTGTGCGCGGCGCTCGGGCTGTGGCCGGAGGAGGAGCGGCCGGACCCGGCCCGCCGCGAGGGGTTCTGGCCGGTGGCGCAGGCGGCGGCCAAGGCGGCGGACGAGGGCGGCACGGAGGTCGCGGCGGCCCGTGGCCCCTGGGCCCAGCTCTTCCGGCGCCGACGCCGCCGCCTGCCGGCCGACCCGGCGTCCGCCGCCCTCAGCGGCTGA